A region from the Pseudopipra pipra isolate bDixPip1 chromosome 8, bDixPip1.hap1, whole genome shotgun sequence genome encodes:
- the PANK1 gene encoding pantothenate kinase 1 isoform X2, with the protein MDPVFNKQHEGGVFPGPCHLKWKTACSLSDEIWDERQQPQSLTSSQNCQRITVETTWTAAKAGHRDGQDAFPWFGMDIGGTLVKLVYFEPKDITAEEEQEEVENLKSIRKYLTSNTAYGKTGIRDVHLELKNLTMCGRKGNLHFIRFPSCAMHRFIQMGSEKNFSSLHTTLCATGGGAYKFEEDFRTIADLQLHKLDELDCLIQGLLFVDSVGFNGQPECYYFENPTDPEQCQKKPYCLDNPYPMLLVNIGSGVSILAVYSKDNYKRVTGSSLGGGTFLGLCCLLTGCETFEEALEMAAKGDSTNVDKLVKDIYGGDYERFGLQGSAVASSFGHMMSKEKRDSISKEDLARATLVTITNNIGSIARMCALNENIDKVVFVGNFLRINMISMKVLAYAMDYWSKGQLKALFLEHEGYFGAVGALLELLKMTDDQ; encoded by the exons TTGGGATGAAAGACAGCAACCACAATCTCTAACCTCATCTCAGAACTGCCAGAGGATAACTGTAGAAACCACTTGGACTGCTGCAAAGGCTGgccacagggatgggcaggatg CGTTCCCATGGTTTGGAATGGATATCGGTGGAACATTGGTTAAACTGGTCTACTTTGAACCTAAGGACATTACTGCAGAGGAGGAACAGGAGGAGGTGGAAAACCTGAAAAGCATTAGGAAATACTTGACCTCTAATACAGCCTATGGTAAAACTGGCATTCGCGATGTCCATCTTGAACTGAAAAATTTGACTATGTGTGGACGCAAAGGAAACCTGCACTTCATCCGCTTTCCCAGCTGTGCCATGCACAGGTTCATACAGATGGGTAGTGAAAAGAACTTCTCCAGTTTGCACACTACGCTCTGTGCCACAGGAGGTGGAGCTTACAAGTTTGAGGAGGACTTTAGAACG atTGCTGACCTACAGCTCCACAAACTGGATGAATTGGACTGTTTGATCCAGGGCCTCCTTTTTGTTGATTCTGTTGGTTTCAATGGCCAACCAGAGTGCTATTACTTTGAAAATCCCACAGATCCTGAACAGTGCCAGAAAAAGCCTTACTGCCTTGATAATCCATATCCTATGCTGCTGGTTAACATAGGCTCAGGGGTCAGCATCCTAGCTGTGTATTCCAAGGACAATTATAAGAGAGTTACAGGATCCAg TCTTGGAGGAGGAACGTTCCTGGGCCTGTGCTGTCTGCTCACTGGCTGCGAGACGTTTGAAGAAGCACTAGAAATGGCCGCAAAAGGAGACAGCACCAATGTGGATAAGCTGGTGAAAGATATTTATGGAGGAGACTATGAGCGGTTTGGCCTTCAGGGGTCTGCTGTAGCATCAAG CTTTGGTCATATGATGAgtaaagaaaagagagattCCATCAGTAAAGAGGACTTGGCCAGAGCTACTTTGGTCACCATCACCAACAACATAGGTTCTATTGCTCGCATGTGTGCACTGAATGAG AACATTGACAAAGTGGTATTTGTTGGCAACTTTCTCAGAATTAATATGATTTCTATGAAGGTGCTAGCATATGCTATGGATTATTGGTCCAAAGGACAGCTGAAAGCTCTGTTTTTGGAACACGAG GGTTATTTTGGAGCTGTTGGTGCTCTTCTAGAATTGCTTAAAATGACAGATGATCAATGA
- the PANK1 gene encoding pantothenate kinase 1 isoform X5: protein MDIGGTLVKLVYFEPKDITAEEEQEEVENLKSIRKYLTSNTAYGKTGIRDVHLELKNLTMCGRKGNLHFIRFPSCAMHRFIQMGSEKNFSSLHTTLCATGGGAYKFEEDFRTIADLQLHKLDELDCLIQGLLFVDSVGFNGQPECYYFENPTDPEQCQKKPYCLDNPYPMLLVNIGSGVSILAVYSKDNYKRVTGSSLGGGTFLGLCCLLTGCETFEEALEMAAKGDSTNVDKLVKDIYGGDYERFGLQGSAVASSFGHMMSKEKRDSISKEDLARATLVTITNNIGSIARMCALNENIDKVVFVGNFLRINMISMKVLAYAMDYWSKGQLKALFLEHEGYFGAVGALLELLKMTDDQ, encoded by the exons ATGGATATCGGTGGAACATTGGTTAAACTGGTCTACTTTGAACCTAAGGACATTACTGCAGAGGAGGAACAGGAGGAGGTGGAAAACCTGAAAAGCATTAGGAAATACTTGACCTCTAATACAGCCTATGGTAAAACTGGCATTCGCGATGTCCATCTTGAACTGAAAAATTTGACTATGTGTGGACGCAAAGGAAACCTGCACTTCATCCGCTTTCCCAGCTGTGCCATGCACAGGTTCATACAGATGGGTAGTGAAAAGAACTTCTCCAGTTTGCACACTACGCTCTGTGCCACAGGAGGTGGAGCTTACAAGTTTGAGGAGGACTTTAGAACG atTGCTGACCTACAGCTCCACAAACTGGATGAATTGGACTGTTTGATCCAGGGCCTCCTTTTTGTTGATTCTGTTGGTTTCAATGGCCAACCAGAGTGCTATTACTTTGAAAATCCCACAGATCCTGAACAGTGCCAGAAAAAGCCTTACTGCCTTGATAATCCATATCCTATGCTGCTGGTTAACATAGGCTCAGGGGTCAGCATCCTAGCTGTGTATTCCAAGGACAATTATAAGAGAGTTACAGGATCCAg TCTTGGAGGAGGAACGTTCCTGGGCCTGTGCTGTCTGCTCACTGGCTGCGAGACGTTTGAAGAAGCACTAGAAATGGCCGCAAAAGGAGACAGCACCAATGTGGATAAGCTGGTGAAAGATATTTATGGAGGAGACTATGAGCGGTTTGGCCTTCAGGGGTCTGCTGTAGCATCAAG CTTTGGTCATATGATGAgtaaagaaaagagagattCCATCAGTAAAGAGGACTTGGCCAGAGCTACTTTGGTCACCATCACCAACAACATAGGTTCTATTGCTCGCATGTGTGCACTGAATGAG AACATTGACAAAGTGGTATTTGTTGGCAACTTTCTCAGAATTAATATGATTTCTATGAAGGTGCTAGCATATGCTATGGATTATTGGTCCAAAGGACAGCTGAAAGCTCTGTTTTTGGAACACGAG GGTTATTTTGGAGCTGTTGGTGCTCTTCTAGAATTGCTTAAAATGACAGATGATCAATGA
- the PANK1 gene encoding pantothenate kinase 1 isoform X3, with translation MGRRRAGSGGPAQTRTARGRPLFALRRSGSCRHLLPAALMKLIVHKQHSFPWFGMDIGGTLVKLVYFEPKDITAEEEQEEVENLKSIRKYLTSNTAYGKTGIRDVHLELKNLTMCGRKGNLHFIRFPSCAMHRFIQMGSEKNFSSLHTTLCATGGGAYKFEEDFRTIADLQLHKLDELDCLIQGLLFVDSVGFNGQPECYYFENPTDPEQCQKKPYCLDNPYPMLLVNIGSGVSILAVYSKDNYKRVTGSSLGGGTFLGLCCLLTGCETFEEALEMAAKGDSTNVDKLVKDIYGGDYERFGLQGSAVASSFGHMMSKEKRDSISKEDLARATLVTITNNIGSIARMCALNENIDKVVFVGNFLRINMISMKVLAYAMDYWSKGQLKALFLEHEGYFGAVGALLELLKMTDDQ, from the exons atggggcggcggcgggcggggagcggcggcccCGCACAAACGCGGACGGCCCGCGGGCGGCCGCTCTTCGCCCTGCGGCGCTCAGGGTCCTGCCGGCATCTCCTCCCCGCCGCGCTCATGAAGCTCATAGTGCACAAGCAGCACT CGTTCCCATGGTTTGGAATGGATATCGGTGGAACATTGGTTAAACTGGTCTACTTTGAACCTAAGGACATTACTGCAGAGGAGGAACAGGAGGAGGTGGAAAACCTGAAAAGCATTAGGAAATACTTGACCTCTAATACAGCCTATGGTAAAACTGGCATTCGCGATGTCCATCTTGAACTGAAAAATTTGACTATGTGTGGACGCAAAGGAAACCTGCACTTCATCCGCTTTCCCAGCTGTGCCATGCACAGGTTCATACAGATGGGTAGTGAAAAGAACTTCTCCAGTTTGCACACTACGCTCTGTGCCACAGGAGGTGGAGCTTACAAGTTTGAGGAGGACTTTAGAACG atTGCTGACCTACAGCTCCACAAACTGGATGAATTGGACTGTTTGATCCAGGGCCTCCTTTTTGTTGATTCTGTTGGTTTCAATGGCCAACCAGAGTGCTATTACTTTGAAAATCCCACAGATCCTGAACAGTGCCAGAAAAAGCCTTACTGCCTTGATAATCCATATCCTATGCTGCTGGTTAACATAGGCTCAGGGGTCAGCATCCTAGCTGTGTATTCCAAGGACAATTATAAGAGAGTTACAGGATCCAg TCTTGGAGGAGGAACGTTCCTGGGCCTGTGCTGTCTGCTCACTGGCTGCGAGACGTTTGAAGAAGCACTAGAAATGGCCGCAAAAGGAGACAGCACCAATGTGGATAAGCTGGTGAAAGATATTTATGGAGGAGACTATGAGCGGTTTGGCCTTCAGGGGTCTGCTGTAGCATCAAG CTTTGGTCATATGATGAgtaaagaaaagagagattCCATCAGTAAAGAGGACTTGGCCAGAGCTACTTTGGTCACCATCACCAACAACATAGGTTCTATTGCTCGCATGTGTGCACTGAATGAG AACATTGACAAAGTGGTATTTGTTGGCAACTTTCTCAGAATTAATATGATTTCTATGAAGGTGCTAGCATATGCTATGGATTATTGGTCCAAAGGACAGCTGAAAGCTCTGTTTTTGGAACACGAG GGTTATTTTGGAGCTGTTGGTGCTCTTCTAGAATTGCTTAAAATGACAGATGATCAATGA
- the PANK1 gene encoding pantothenate kinase 1 isoform X4, translating into MTPQPVTGDRPGSRGRPTPQLYRGQLGERPCPPALPRLLAEPAAFPWFGMDIGGTLVKLVYFEPKDITAEEEQEEVENLKSIRKYLTSNTAYGKTGIRDVHLELKNLTMCGRKGNLHFIRFPSCAMHRFIQMGSEKNFSSLHTTLCATGGGAYKFEEDFRTIADLQLHKLDELDCLIQGLLFVDSVGFNGQPECYYFENPTDPEQCQKKPYCLDNPYPMLLVNIGSGVSILAVYSKDNYKRVTGSSLGGGTFLGLCCLLTGCETFEEALEMAAKGDSTNVDKLVKDIYGGDYERFGLQGSAVASSFGHMMSKEKRDSISKEDLARATLVTITNNIGSIARMCALNENIDKVVFVGNFLRINMISMKVLAYAMDYWSKGQLKALFLEHEGYFGAVGALLELLKMTDDQ; encoded by the exons ATGACACCGCAGCCGGTCACAGGGGACCGACCAGGGTCGCGAGGCCGGCCCACCCCGCAGTTGTACCGGGGGCAGCTCGGggagcggccgtgcccgcccgcgCTCCCACGGCTGCTGGCGGAGCCCGCAG CGTTCCCATGGTTTGGAATGGATATCGGTGGAACATTGGTTAAACTGGTCTACTTTGAACCTAAGGACATTACTGCAGAGGAGGAACAGGAGGAGGTGGAAAACCTGAAAAGCATTAGGAAATACTTGACCTCTAATACAGCCTATGGTAAAACTGGCATTCGCGATGTCCATCTTGAACTGAAAAATTTGACTATGTGTGGACGCAAAGGAAACCTGCACTTCATCCGCTTTCCCAGCTGTGCCATGCACAGGTTCATACAGATGGGTAGTGAAAAGAACTTCTCCAGTTTGCACACTACGCTCTGTGCCACAGGAGGTGGAGCTTACAAGTTTGAGGAGGACTTTAGAACG atTGCTGACCTACAGCTCCACAAACTGGATGAATTGGACTGTTTGATCCAGGGCCTCCTTTTTGTTGATTCTGTTGGTTTCAATGGCCAACCAGAGTGCTATTACTTTGAAAATCCCACAGATCCTGAACAGTGCCAGAAAAAGCCTTACTGCCTTGATAATCCATATCCTATGCTGCTGGTTAACATAGGCTCAGGGGTCAGCATCCTAGCTGTGTATTCCAAGGACAATTATAAGAGAGTTACAGGATCCAg TCTTGGAGGAGGAACGTTCCTGGGCCTGTGCTGTCTGCTCACTGGCTGCGAGACGTTTGAAGAAGCACTAGAAATGGCCGCAAAAGGAGACAGCACCAATGTGGATAAGCTGGTGAAAGATATTTATGGAGGAGACTATGAGCGGTTTGGCCTTCAGGGGTCTGCTGTAGCATCAAG CTTTGGTCATATGATGAgtaaagaaaagagagattCCATCAGTAAAGAGGACTTGGCCAGAGCTACTTTGGTCACCATCACCAACAACATAGGTTCTATTGCTCGCATGTGTGCACTGAATGAG AACATTGACAAAGTGGTATTTGTTGGCAACTTTCTCAGAATTAATATGATTTCTATGAAGGTGCTAGCATATGCTATGGATTATTGGTCCAAAGGACAGCTGAAAGCTCTGTTTTTGGAACACGAG GGTTATTTTGGAGCTGTTGGTGCTCTTCTAGAATTGCTTAAAATGACAGATGATCAATGA
- the PANK1 gene encoding pantothenate kinase 1 isoform X6: protein MLLVNIGSGVSILAVYSKDNYKRVTGSSLGGGTFLGLCCLLTGCETFEEALEMAAKGDSTNVDKLVKDIYGGDYERFGLQGSAVASSFGHMMSKEKRDSISKEDLARATLVTITNNIGSIARMCALNENIDKVVFVGNFLRINMISMKVLAYAMDYWSKGQLKALFLEHEGYFGAVGALLELLKMTDDQ from the exons ATGCTGCTGGTTAACATAGGCTCAGGGGTCAGCATCCTAGCTGTGTATTCCAAGGACAATTATAAGAGAGTTACAGGATCCAg TCTTGGAGGAGGAACGTTCCTGGGCCTGTGCTGTCTGCTCACTGGCTGCGAGACGTTTGAAGAAGCACTAGAAATGGCCGCAAAAGGAGACAGCACCAATGTGGATAAGCTGGTGAAAGATATTTATGGAGGAGACTATGAGCGGTTTGGCCTTCAGGGGTCTGCTGTAGCATCAAG CTTTGGTCATATGATGAgtaaagaaaagagagattCCATCAGTAAAGAGGACTTGGCCAGAGCTACTTTGGTCACCATCACCAACAACATAGGTTCTATTGCTCGCATGTGTGCACTGAATGAG AACATTGACAAAGTGGTATTTGTTGGCAACTTTCTCAGAATTAATATGATTTCTATGAAGGTGCTAGCATATGCTATGGATTATTGGTCCAAAGGACAGCTGAAAGCTCTGTTTTTGGAACACGAG GGTTATTTTGGAGCTGTTGGTGCTCTTCTAGAATTGCTTAAAATGACAGATGATCAATGA
- the PANK1 gene encoding pantothenate kinase 1 isoform X1 — translation MGERLRAQPAAPAGPPPPAAASCSLLGGLLQNGFHPSGPPLSNGGCGEASHPLLLRPELPPLSHGSPAKKCRLRRRVDSGRRHRPPFPWFGMDIGGTLVKLVYFEPKDITAEEEQEEVENLKSIRKYLTSNTAYGKTGIRDVHLELKNLTMCGRKGNLHFIRFPSCAMHRFIQMGSEKNFSSLHTTLCATGGGAYKFEEDFRTIADLQLHKLDELDCLIQGLLFVDSVGFNGQPECYYFENPTDPEQCQKKPYCLDNPYPMLLVNIGSGVSILAVYSKDNYKRVTGSSLGGGTFLGLCCLLTGCETFEEALEMAAKGDSTNVDKLVKDIYGGDYERFGLQGSAVASSFGHMMSKEKRDSISKEDLARATLVTITNNIGSIARMCALNENIDKVVFVGNFLRINMISMKVLAYAMDYWSKGQLKALFLEHEGYFGAVGALLELLKMTDDQ, via the exons ATGGGCGAGCGGCTCCGCGCCCAGCCCGccgccccggcggggccgccgccgcccgccgccgcctcctgcTCGCTGCTCGGCGGGCTGCTGCAGAACGGCTTCCACCCCTCGGGCCCGCCGCTGAGCAACGGCGGCTGCGGGGAGGCGTCGCACCCGCTGCTGCTCCGCCCGGAGCTGCCGCCGCTCAGCCACGGCTCCCCGGCCAAGAAATGCAGGCTGCGCCGGAGGGTGGACTCGGGCCGGCGGCACAGGCCAC CGTTCCCATGGTTTGGAATGGATATCGGTGGAACATTGGTTAAACTGGTCTACTTTGAACCTAAGGACATTACTGCAGAGGAGGAACAGGAGGAGGTGGAAAACCTGAAAAGCATTAGGAAATACTTGACCTCTAATACAGCCTATGGTAAAACTGGCATTCGCGATGTCCATCTTGAACTGAAAAATTTGACTATGTGTGGACGCAAAGGAAACCTGCACTTCATCCGCTTTCCCAGCTGTGCCATGCACAGGTTCATACAGATGGGTAGTGAAAAGAACTTCTCCAGTTTGCACACTACGCTCTGTGCCACAGGAGGTGGAGCTTACAAGTTTGAGGAGGACTTTAGAACG atTGCTGACCTACAGCTCCACAAACTGGATGAATTGGACTGTTTGATCCAGGGCCTCCTTTTTGTTGATTCTGTTGGTTTCAATGGCCAACCAGAGTGCTATTACTTTGAAAATCCCACAGATCCTGAACAGTGCCAGAAAAAGCCTTACTGCCTTGATAATCCATATCCTATGCTGCTGGTTAACATAGGCTCAGGGGTCAGCATCCTAGCTGTGTATTCCAAGGACAATTATAAGAGAGTTACAGGATCCAg TCTTGGAGGAGGAACGTTCCTGGGCCTGTGCTGTCTGCTCACTGGCTGCGAGACGTTTGAAGAAGCACTAGAAATGGCCGCAAAAGGAGACAGCACCAATGTGGATAAGCTGGTGAAAGATATTTATGGAGGAGACTATGAGCGGTTTGGCCTTCAGGGGTCTGCTGTAGCATCAAG CTTTGGTCATATGATGAgtaaagaaaagagagattCCATCAGTAAAGAGGACTTGGCCAGAGCTACTTTGGTCACCATCACCAACAACATAGGTTCTATTGCTCGCATGTGTGCACTGAATGAG AACATTGACAAAGTGGTATTTGTTGGCAACTTTCTCAGAATTAATATGATTTCTATGAAGGTGCTAGCATATGCTATGGATTATTGGTCCAAAGGACAGCTGAAAGCTCTGTTTTTGGAACACGAG GGTTATTTTGGAGCTGTTGGTGCTCTTCTAGAATTGCTTAAAATGACAGATGATCAATGA